In Actinomycetota bacterium, a genomic segment contains:
- the serS gene encoding serine--tRNA ligase, with amino-acid sequence MIDPTILRTDPDRIRESQRRRGEDVELVDQLIAADEAKRAAQQRFDELRNQQKTLGKQMGPLQGALKKASDAGRAGLQAEIDQLMVQASALADEVKAADLESDAAGARADSLWLQISNLVNLDSPVGGEADFKVLELVGQPRDFASEGFAPKDHLDLGESLDAIDTVRGAKVSGSRFFYLKGQGALLEFALLNLAMQQAVSHGFIPMITPAIVLPEAMEGTGFLGQAAENVYRLEQDDLYLVGTSEVPLAAYHSDEILDQAQLPLRYAGWSSCFRREAGSYGKDTRGIIRVHQFDKVEMFVFTTPEDAEAEHARLLAWEREFIDALELPYRVIDVATGDLGSSATRKFDIEAWIPTQGTYREVTSTSNTTEFQARRLKIRMRDGKIQRPVATLNGTLCAMPRIIVALLENHQQADGSVRIPKALQAFLGGQTSFTPRA; translated from the coding sequence GTGATTGATCCGACCATCCTGCGCACTGATCCAGATCGCATTCGCGAGTCACAGCGCCGGCGTGGCGAGGACGTCGAGCTCGTTGATCAGCTCATCGCCGCTGACGAAGCCAAGCGAGCCGCCCAACAGCGTTTCGATGAATTGCGCAATCAGCAGAAGACACTTGGCAAGCAGATGGGTCCCCTCCAAGGGGCGCTGAAGAAGGCGTCTGATGCCGGTCGCGCAGGCCTCCAAGCAGAGATCGATCAACTCATGGTGCAGGCATCTGCCTTGGCCGACGAGGTCAAGGCGGCCGATCTTGAATCCGACGCGGCAGGCGCGCGAGCGGACTCCCTGTGGTTGCAGATCAGCAACCTGGTCAACTTGGACTCACCAGTTGGTGGTGAAGCAGACTTCAAGGTGCTCGAACTCGTCGGCCAGCCGCGCGACTTTGCCAGCGAGGGCTTTGCACCCAAGGACCACCTCGATCTGGGTGAGAGCCTTGATGCGATCGACACTGTTCGTGGTGCCAAGGTTTCCGGTTCGCGCTTCTTCTACCTCAAAGGTCAAGGTGCTCTGCTGGAGTTCGCACTGCTGAACCTTGCGATGCAACAAGCCGTGAGTCACGGCTTCATCCCCATGATCACGCCAGCAATCGTTCTGCCCGAGGCGATGGAGGGCACCGGCTTTCTCGGTCAAGCTGCAGAGAACGTCTATCGACTAGAACAAGACGACCTCTACCTAGTGGGCACAAGTGAAGTACCGCTTGCGGCCTATCACTCCGACGAGATTCTTGATCAAGCACAGTTGCCTTTGCGCTACGCCGGTTGGAGCAGTTGCTTCCGTCGTGAGGCTGGCTCCTATGGCAAGGACACTCGCGGCATCATCCGTGTGCATCAGTTCGACAAGGTCGAGATGTTCGTGTTCACCACACCAGAGGACGCCGAGGCCGAGCATGCTCGCCTGCTGGCGTGGGAACGGGAGTTCATTGATGCCTTGGAGCTTCCATACCGGGTCATTGACGTTGCCACCGGAGACCTTGGTTCCAGCGCTACCCGGAAATTCGACATCGAGGCTTGGATCCCAACGCAGGGTACATATCGCGAAGTCACCAGCACCTCAAACACCACTGAATTTCAAGCACGCCGGCTGAAGATCCGGATGCGCGATGGCAAGATTCAACGCCCCGTGGCAACGCTGAATGGGACCTTATGCGCAATGCCGCGCATCATTGTGGCGCTGCTCGAGAATCATCAACAGGCCGACGGCTCTGTGCGAATCCCCAAAGCCTTGCAAGCTTTCCTTGGTGGACAGACTTCGTTCACTCCACGCGCGTAA
- a CDS encoding bacterial proteasome activator family protein produces MTIVGPNGEPIDSTDDNQDTEVESLVQSPAKVMRIGSMIKQLLDEVKSAPLDESARVRLRQIHLQSIKELEDALAPELVEELERLSQPFNDPAPSESELRIAQAQLVGWLEGLFHGIQAALYAQQMTAKAQFEEMRRQAMAQGQLPPGPGGSSSAGQYL; encoded by the coding sequence ATGACCATTGTTGGTCCAAATGGCGAGCCGATCGACTCTACGGATGACAATCAAGACACAGAAGTTGAATCGCTCGTGCAGTCCCCTGCCAAGGTCATGCGTATCGGATCGATGATCAAGCAGCTGCTCGATGAGGTGAAGAGCGCGCCGCTGGATGAGTCAGCCCGCGTGCGTCTGCGTCAGATCCATCTTCAATCGATCAAGGAACTCGAGGACGCCCTGGCCCCGGAGCTGGTGGAAGAACTTGAGCGACTCAGTCAGCCGTTCAATGACCCTGCCCCCAGCGAATCTGAACTGCGCATCGCCCAAGCCCAGTTGGTGGGCTGGCTGGAAGGGCTCTTCCATGGGATTCAGGCCGCTCTCTACGCCCAGCAGATGACAGCCAAGGCCCAGTTCGAGGAGATGCGACGACAGGCCATGGCCCAGGGCCAGTTGCCACCCGGTCCTGGTGGCAGTTCCAGCGCAGGTCAATATCTGTAA
- a CDS encoding glycoside hydrolase family 88 protein, whose product MKGTSVACPALVSELTAVQATNAYALAGRKLAAAAKSSQRYPFGALTDQTRYARTGPTAWTSGFFPGELWTMYEWTGDTQWLRRARSFTAPLIRVANDRGTHDLGFMIGVPMQLAASLDPSPARQRAYLNAEITAAKSLARRWSGRVQAVKSADYNGRWGVIIDSAMNAPLMIKVGQLLGPEGDALVYFGEQHMLTLAKHFIRDNGSTFHRMSFNPNTGALIGPIAGQGLASTSSTWARGQAWAISGFARAYELTGNPEFLKAAEATANYWMSRVPPGCVPAWDLDVSGNRAPRDSSAAAIAASGMLTLAAQEPNAESARTYADYAKLTAGTLASAGWLNTDTRNPGILLQQSLNVPADPRTGSYVWGDFYLLTAIRQILSEQTPVPTSTPTPTTSADSSPSASPSN is encoded by the coding sequence GTGAAGGGAACCAGCGTTGCCTGCCCGGCTTTGGTCAGTGAGCTCACCGCAGTGCAGGCAACCAACGCCTACGCCCTTGCTGGCAGGAAATTGGCAGCCGCAGCCAAGTCATCCCAGCGATATCCCTTCGGCGCACTCACAGATCAGACTCGCTATGCCCGCACCGGACCCACGGCATGGACCAGTGGCTTCTTCCCTGGCGAACTGTGGACCATGTACGAGTGGACAGGCGACACGCAATGGTTGCGTCGCGCACGCAGTTTCACAGCTCCGCTGATTCGGGTCGCCAACGATCGCGGCACACACGATCTTGGATTCATGATCGGCGTGCCGATGCAGCTGGCGGCCAGTTTGGATCCAAGCCCTGCCCGCCAACGCGCGTACCTCAATGCCGAGATCACTGCGGCAAAGTCGCTCGCTCGTCGTTGGAGTGGACGTGTGCAGGCAGTCAAGTCAGCTGACTACAACGGCAGATGGGGAGTGATCATCGACTCGGCGATGAACGCGCCGCTGATGATCAAGGTCGGACAACTGCTCGGACCTGAAGGCGATGCACTGGTGTATTTCGGTGAGCAGCACATGCTGACTCTTGCCAAGCACTTCATCCGCGACAACGGCTCGACATTTCATCGCATGTCCTTCAATCCCAACACGGGTGCGCTGATCGGCCCGATCGCCGGACAGGGCCTCGCCAGCACATCAAGCACCTGGGCTCGCGGTCAGGCATGGGCGATCAGTGGCTTTGCGCGCGCCTATGAGCTCACGGGGAACCCAGAATTTCTGAAGGCGGCCGAAGCCACCGCCAACTACTGGATGAGTCGCGTGCCGCCCGGTTGCGTGCCAGCCTGGGATTTGGATGTCAGCGGCAATCGTGCGCCTCGAGATTCATCTGCTGCAGCAATCGCAGCCAGCGGCATGCTCACGCTCGCCGCGCAAGAGCCCAACGCCGAGAGTGCTCGTACCTACGCCGACTACGCCAAGCTCACGGCCGGAACCCTGGCCAGTGCCGGATGGCTGAACACCGATACCCGCAATCCCGGGATTCTGCTGCAGCAGAGCCTCAATGTGCCTGCTGATCCTCGTACGGGCAGCTACGTGTGGGGTGACTTCTACCTTCTGACCGCGATCAGACAGATCCTCTCTGAGCAAACACCTGTCCCAACAAGTACTCCGACTCCTACGACGAGCGCAGACTCTTCACCATCGGCTTCCCCAAGTAACTAG
- a CDS encoding NAD(P)H-quinone oxidoreductase: protein MLAITQPSGPGGPESLELTQVPDPELGPGEVRLAVAAAGVNRADLLQRQGMYDPPPGTSAIIGLECSGVISELGPGVTRFTVGDEVVALLAGGGYAEQVIVPVGQVLPLPPGVTLMEGAGLPEVACTVWSNVFMTAGLQQGQWLLIHGGGSGIGTMAIQLAKAFGARIAVTAGSQDKLEACADLGADLMINYKEQDFLEAIRAEIGGVDVILDLMGAKYLASNVRALNRNGRLAIIGLQGGVKAELNLSEVLRKNATIHATSLRGRPLNEKTGICEQVGAVVWPWIHAGLVKPVIGAQLHISQAAQAHRMLEAGEVTGKIVLAIDGAAAE, encoded by the coding sequence ATGCTCGCGATTACTCAACCGAGTGGTCCGGGTGGACCAGAGAGTCTTGAACTGACTCAAGTTCCCGATCCTGAGCTGGGTCCAGGTGAGGTTCGCCTTGCCGTTGCTGCTGCCGGTGTGAACCGAGCAGATCTGCTTCAGCGTCAGGGCATGTACGACCCTCCGCCTGGCACCAGCGCGATCATCGGCCTGGAGTGCTCAGGTGTCATCAGTGAGCTTGGCCCCGGTGTCACTCGATTCACCGTGGGCGACGAAGTGGTGGCTCTATTAGCCGGTGGCGGATACGCAGAACAAGTGATCGTTCCCGTTGGCCAAGTACTCCCGCTGCCGCCAGGTGTCACCCTGATGGAGGGCGCCGGACTTCCAGAAGTCGCCTGCACTGTGTGGAGCAATGTGTTCATGACTGCCGGACTGCAGCAAGGCCAATGGCTGCTGATTCACGGTGGTGGATCTGGCATCGGAACGATGGCCATCCAATTGGCCAAGGCCTTCGGTGCCCGCATCGCCGTCACGGCAGGGAGTCAGGACAAGCTCGAAGCCTGTGCCGATCTCGGTGCTGATCTCATGATCAACTACAAGGAGCAGGATTTTCTGGAAGCGATTCGCGCCGAGATCGGCGGAGTCGACGTCATCCTTGACCTCATGGGCGCGAAGTATCTCGCCTCAAATGTCAGAGCACTCAACCGCAACGGACGCCTGGCAATCATTGGACTGCAGGGCGGTGTGAAGGCTGAACTGAATCTCAGTGAAGTCCTCCGCAAGAATGCGACGATTCACGCCACAAGCCTGCGCGGACGCCCATTGAACGAGAAGACAGGCATCTGCGAGCAGGTCGGGGCGGTCGTGTGGCCATGGATCCATGCTGGGCTGGTGAAGCCCGTCATTGGCGCTCAACTGCACATAAGCCAAGCAGCCCAGGCCCATCGCATGCTCGAAGCCGGCGAAGTCACCGGCAAGATCGTGCTGGCCATTGATGGGGCAGCCGCAGAATGA
- a CDS encoding sulfite exporter TauE/SafE family protein, with protein sequence MTFADIDFALSLGGLIAGVIVGLTGMGGAALVTPMLVLVFGVNPATAVSSDVVAAAIMKPVGSWVHIRNKTVHWGLVAWLSAGSIPGVLIGSLIFNAVLQTSDASDTIKIWLGAVLLVAVAAMVAKTFIAARAFRKYGAQEQQGTKMPVKPIPTLILGAAVGLIVGMTSVGSGSLVITVLLLLYPLLRPSVLVGTDLTQAVPMLVAGAIAHAGLGEIDIAVVVSLLIGQIPGVLVGSRLSTRYDGHLLRYLLMVILAVTALKLLGVASSLFAGVVAIIATVVIGGLMIREGAQKRATSHEEQPTEVR encoded by the coding sequence GTGACATTTGCCGACATCGATTTCGCGCTTTCCCTTGGGGGACTGATTGCAGGAGTCATCGTTGGACTGACGGGCATGGGTGGCGCGGCACTCGTCACCCCGATGCTCGTCCTGGTTTTTGGCGTCAACCCAGCCACCGCCGTGTCGAGCGATGTGGTCGCGGCGGCCATCATGAAACCTGTGGGCTCATGGGTGCACATTCGCAACAAGACGGTGCACTGGGGATTGGTTGCCTGGCTCTCCGCTGGGTCGATCCCGGGCGTGCTCATCGGAAGTCTCATCTTCAACGCGGTGCTACAGACCTCAGATGCCAGCGACACCATAAAAATCTGGCTGGGTGCCGTGCTGCTTGTTGCCGTCGCCGCCATGGTCGCCAAGACCTTTATTGCTGCGCGGGCCTTCCGTAAGTACGGCGCACAGGAACAACAAGGCACCAAGATGCCAGTGAAGCCAATCCCGACGCTCATTCTTGGCGCAGCTGTCGGCTTGATTGTCGGTATGACCAGCGTTGGCTCCGGCTCTCTGGTGATCACGGTCCTGCTGTTGCTCTACCCCTTGCTTCGTCCCAGCGTGCTCGTTGGCACTGACCTCACTCAGGCCGTGCCGATGCTCGTCGCTGGGGCAATCGCGCACGCAGGTCTTGGAGAAATCGATATCGCAGTCGTGGTCTCACTGCTCATCGGACAGATCCCAGGCGTCTTGGTCGGCTCTCGCTTGTCGACACGTTACGACGGACATCTCCTGCGCTACCTCTTGATGGTGATCTTGGCAGTTACCGCCCTGAAGCTGCTTGGCGTCGCAAGCAGCTTGTTTGCTGGCGTCGTTGCCATCATCGCAACAGTGGTCATTGGTGGTCTGATGATTCGTGAAGGCGCGCAGAAGCGGGCGACGTCACACGAGGAACAGCCAACAGAAGTGAGATAG